The proteins below come from a single Prochlorococcus marinus str. MIT 9215 genomic window:
- a CDS encoding glutathione S-transferase: MITLYQFRHSAFCLKTRMALHAKKLQYRVEEVTPGIGQFEIFKLSGQKQVPVIVDSNDQVINDSSTICEYIDKKNENNPLFPEDPILFAQCKLIEDWADTTMASTCRKALIKSAIENPQLRTALLPDEMPTSVKSIVDKLPFENLSKISNVVLSSKDNLELQKLLEALSKSLINKKYLVGDSLSIADISIAAQLSLIKFPKSAGPILSGEGSQEYINNPYLENLFIWRNNLEEYLFSANSQ, encoded by the coding sequence ATGATTACATTATATCAATTTAGGCATAGTGCTTTTTGTTTAAAAACAAGGATGGCTCTTCATGCAAAAAAACTACAATATCGAGTTGAAGAAGTAACACCTGGAATAGGCCAATTTGAAATCTTTAAATTATCAGGTCAAAAACAAGTACCTGTAATAGTCGATAGTAATGATCAAGTTATTAATGACTCTTCAACTATTTGCGAATATATAGATAAAAAAAATGAAAACAATCCACTTTTTCCGGAGGATCCAATATTATTTGCACAATGCAAACTAATTGAGGACTGGGCAGATACTACAATGGCTTCAACTTGTAGAAAAGCTTTAATAAAATCTGCAATAGAAAATCCACAGCTAAGAACTGCATTACTTCCAGATGAAATGCCAACTTCAGTTAAAAGTATTGTTGATAAATTACCTTTTGAAAATCTTAGTAAAATTTCTAATGTAGTTTTGTCTTCTAAAGATAATTTAGAACTCCAAAAATTACTGGAAGCTTTATCAAAATCCTTGATCAACAAGAAATATTTAGTTGGAGATAGTTTATCAATTGCAGATATTTCAATTGCTGCTCAATTATCCCTTATTAAATTTCCAAAGTCTGCAGGACCAATTCTTTCAGGAGAGGGGAGCCAAGAATACATAAACAACCCTTATTTAGAAAATCTTTTCATTTGGAGGAACAACTTAGAAGAATATCTTTTTAGTGCTAACTCTCAATAA